The nucleotide sequence GCCCTAGTTCTTCTCAAGTAGGTTTTTGTATTGGTTTAGAAAAAGGTGGTTTAATGGGTGGAATTGCCGCTTTTGTAGCTTTTACTTTTCCTTCTTTTATTTTACTTTATATACTTGCAATATTCAATATCTCCCAAAATGAAAACATTCTTATCAGCAATATAATAACAGGGCTTAAATTATTTGCTTTAGTCATAGTAAGCGACGCTATAATTACAATGTTTAAAAACTTTTGCAAAAATAAAACAACAAAATTTATTTTTGTATGCTCAACGCTCATCTTGATTTTTTTTACTTCTTTGTATGTACAATTTATTGTTTTAATAACAGCAGCTATCATAAGCAGTGTTTTTTTAAAAGAAAGAACAAAAGAAAAAACAGTCTTGAAAAAAAAGATTCATTTTTTTCCTTTTATGCTGTTTTTATTCTTCTTTTTTATTCTTCCTTTTTTTAGTTACTTAAACAATGAAATAAAACTTTTTAGCGAATTTTTTTCTGCAGGTTCTATGGTATTTGGGGGAGGACATGTTGTACTTCCTTTATTAAAAGAACAGCTCTCACCTCTTATTAGTGATGAAAATTTTATACTGGCTTACTCTTTTGCACAAGCAGTACCAGGCCCTATGTTTAGTATTGCTTCTTATTTAGGGGGTAGCTATTTTAAAGAATCTGTTTTTTTAGGATCACTTCTTGCAACACTTGCTGTTTTTTTACCTGGTTTTTTACTTATACTTAGTTTTAAAGAAAGTTTTCAAAGCATATCCAAACAAAAAAATATCTTGAATGCAGTTGCAGGAGTAAATGCAGCAGTTGTTAGTTTATTAAGCGCTGTTTTGATTACAACACTTTATCCAAGTGCCATACATTCATATTACGATTCAATACAAGCATTAATAGGTCTTATTATTTTAAGAGTTTTTAAAATTCCAATACTTTATATGATAAGTTCTTTTGTATTACTTGCGCTAATTTTTTAAAAACTATCGCCAATTTATCACAAATAATAAGAACAGTCTTTAGTTTTACGAAGAAGGAGATAGTGGAAGAAAAATGCAAAACTTTGCACCGTTTTCTTTATTTTTATAAGTCAGTTTACCAAGAATACTTTCTTCTATTATTTTTTTAGACATATATAAACCTATTCCTAAACCATTTTCTTTTGTTGTAAAATAAGGTTCAAAGATTTTTTTTTCAATCTTTGGATCCACTCCTCCAGCATTGTCTTCTATAAAAATAAACAGATTATTCTCATCTTTTTTTATGTTTATTATAATTTTTGCATTCTTGATTTTCTTTTTTGAAAAAGCATCTTTTGCATTGTTTAATAAATTAAAAATCACATGTGATAATTCACCCTTGTAATTCCTCAACAAATGATTTTCATCACAATTAACTTCAAGCGTAATAGAAAAGAATGTAAAACTGTCCTGAATCAAAGAAATAACACGATTAATTTCATCAACAATAAAAAAAGATTCTTTCTCTTTTTTTAAACTAAGAAAATTTGAAAAATCGGTTATTGTATTTGACATAAATCTCAATTGATTCGACGCTTCTTCTGTTTTGTTTTCTAAGTATTCTAGTGATAGTTTATTATGATTAAAAGCTGTTTTAATAGCCATTATGATGAATGATAATTGGGTAAGGGGTTGTTTCCATTGATGAGAAATATTTTCAATCATTTCTCCCATCGAAGCCAATTTATTTTGATGATATATGATTTCTCTCTGCTTAATATATTCTTTTTTTAATATTTTAAATTTATAGGGCAAAATACAAAGTATCAAAATTGATTCAAAAGCCAATACAAAATAAACTAAATTTTCTGCATTAAAAATAAGTTCATTATTTAAATATAACAGCTGTACTTCAATTGTTAAAGAGCTTAGAATTAAAGCAGCCCATGCAAGTAAAAAGAAAACAGAAGCTTTATTTCCTTTAAACAAAGAAATCATTGCTAACAATAAATATATACTCCAAGAAGTGGAATACGGTATATAATCGTATATTGTATTATTATCAAAAACCAAAACAATGAATAAGTGAAGTGTGTTTATAAGAATAACAAGTTTTAATATTTTATCTAAAAAAATATATTCTTTTTTAGTATGAAAAAAATACTGAACAAAAAGATTAGAAAACAATGAAAATAAATAAAAGAGAATAATGATAACATACTCATAATTTTTATCAAAAATATTTATTTCAACTATCAACATTCCTAAAATCATTAATTGCGTAAGGGAACAGAACAAATAACTCTTTTTTTGATTAAAAAAATAAAACACTAAATAAAGAAGAAAACTTGCAAAAATTATTCCATAAGAAAAACCATGAAATATCTTTTTTAATGTTTGTTCTTCAAGATAATCGTTTAAGGAAGAAACCTTAATATCTAAATTTATATAAGCCTTGTTATTTTCAAGCTTCAGAAAAAAAGTTTTTGAGATATCATTGGGTCTTAATAAAATAAGAGGAGAAAAACCATTCATATTATTAGAAAAAATATCATTGTTTTCTAAACGTATTTGGGAAAGAAAAGAATTAAAAGAGATGATATAATCTTCGTTTTGGAAGCGTCCTTCATCTAGAATAAATTTTATAAAATATGATTTTTTACTGTGTTGGATAAAAGGTAAAGTGATTTTTTTAAAGTTATTTGATATTCTTATATCTTCAATACTTGTATTAATAGTATCCATTTCCAATATCCAAATATTTTTAATATAACTCGCACTTAAAGTAGTAAAAAAGAGCAAAATAATAAAAATACTTTTTAACACTAATTTTCCTCTAAAACAATTTTATAGCCAATACCAGAAACATTTTTAATGACATTTTTTGTAATCTTTTTTCTAATATCTTTTACAATAGAACGAATAGCATCTTCACTCATTATTCCATCCCAAATTGAATTTGACAATTCAGAATATGAGACTACTCTGTCATGATTAATAAGTAACATTTTAAGAAAAACATGTTCTTTTTTAGAAAGAAATATTTGCTCCTTAAATAAAAAAAGATTGTTATTTAGCGTATCAAATTTAAATCCATCTCCTAAATTAAAAACATTTCTTTTTTGGCTTACATCTGTAATACATGATTTTAAAGTAATTAATAATTCATTTTCAATCACCGGTTTTACTAAGTATTTTATTAAACCCAAATCCATAGCTTCTAATAAATAAGGCGTTTTTAAAAAAGCAGTCATTACTATAATTTTAGTTTCTTGATCTTCTTCTCTTATTTTTCGTACCATTTCAAGGCCATTTAGATTTGGCATATGTATGTCTGTAATAATGATGTCTGGTTTACATTTTTTGTACATCTCAATACCACTTACACCATCATGTGCTTGATAAATATTATCAAAATAAAATTCTAAAAGATCAATGGCACTTTTTCTTACACTGTCTTCATCATCTATATATAAAATTTTCAAACTACTAAATTTTTTCATCTAGCTACTTTTTATTTATAGTATATTCAAATTAAATGTATTTATAGTGTATTTTCACATTAAATTTTAAAATTTATCTGTGATTATTGTGTTGATTTATAGCCAAGAATATTAAATATATTCACCTCATTATCTAAGGAAATATTATTTATAATATCATTTGTATTTGTTAATATTACTTACAGAGTGCAAGATTTTTTAGATTTTTATTGTTTAGAAATTTTAATTTATAAACAGGCAAGATATTCAAAACATATCCCTTAAAAAAGGATATGTATGAATAATATTTAGTTTCTTACAGTTACTGGAACTGCTTCATCTGAGTTATCTTCGTTTGTACTACCTAAATCTGATTCTGCTTGCGCTAACATTTCAAATTCTTCTTCTGCTGTTTTTGCTACCAATCTATTCTTAGAATATAAGAAATAGTATAAAGCACCAATTACATATAATACAAGCGTATAAAAGAATGCTTTTGGATCATATGCATAAACACCTGTTAAAGCAATAAGTGATAATACCAAAGAAATTCCAGAAGTAAATACCCCACCTGGTGTTTTATAAGGTCTTGGCATATCAGGTTGTTTGATTCGTAAAAGAATATGACTTAAAGACATTAATGCATATGATATAGTAGCTCCAACAACTGCCATACCTAACATTAAATCCCCTTCTCCACTTAAAGAAGCTGCAAATCCTAATAATCCTGGAATTATTAAAGCCCATGTTGGTGCTTTTCGCTTACTTGTTAATGATAAAAATTGAGGTAAATATCCTGCACGTGATAGAGCAAATACCAATCTACTGTAACCATAAATAATTGAGAAAAATGAGGCAACTAAACCAGCAAGTCCTAATACATTTACAACAGTTGCTAAAGAAGAATATCCACTTAAACTAAGAGCATCAACCAAAGGAACTGCACTTTTCCCAATAACATCAGAACCAACAGCACCTGCTGTTAAAACTACTACAATTACTGCTGTAAAAAGTAAAAATATCATTGCAGCAATAATTCCTTTTGGTACATCTTTTGCAGGGTTTTCTGCTTCTTCGGCAGCTAAAGGAACACCTTCAACAGCTAAAAACAACCACATAGCAAAAGGCAATGCAGCCCAAACACCATACCAACCATAAGGTAAGAATTCACTAGCGCCGTAAGCTTCTGTTGATACTGCAATATCAAATAAGTTATTAACATCAAACTGTCCAATAAGTGCTACAGCCGTTGCAATAATTGCAAATACTGCAAGTGCACTAATCACCATCATTGATTTAAGCGCTTCTCCTACTCCATATAAATGAATAGCAATAAAAACAGCATAAAACAATGCATATACTAAGGGCCCATTAATACCCAATAATGCTTCTACTGCAGATCCTATAAAAATAACAATAGCCGCAGGTGCTAATGCATACTCAATTAGTATGGCAAAACCAGTTAAATATCCTCCAGCTGGTCCCATAACTTGCCTAGCAAAACTATATCCGCCACCAGCAGCTGGAATTGCAGCTGACATCTCAGCCAAAGACAGTACCAGACAAATATACATTATTGCCATTAAAACAGCAGCAATAGCAAAACCACCCCATCCTGCTTCTGCAATACCGAAGTTCCAGCCTGCAAAATCTCCTGAAATTACATAGGAAATTCCTAAACCTGCTAACAACATCCAACCTGCTGTTCCTTTTTTCAACTGTCTTTTAGCCAAATATTCTTGATCAATATGATTTGTACTCATTTCATTCCTTTATTTAATTAAAATTATCTTGAACATTACATTCAAAGCCGCCCTTATTTTGCAATATTTTTCTCCTTTTATATGTTTATTTTTCTAAATTTTTTAGCCAATTAGAAATTTCTAATAAACGGTAAAGATCATTGTTATAAAAATCTTTTTTATTTAAAATCTCTTTTTTCATGTTTGTTATTTCCGTGTTATACGCTTCATTGTTCTTAAAATATGCACTTTGTATTAATTTTTCTTCTAAGCGCTCAAAGGTTGATAACATTTGTTTGACATCAAATTCAGGGTGATATTGAACACCAACAAAAGTACCACCCTTATAGTTAATTTCCAAAGCTTGAACAGGACAAAATTCATTAAAAGCCAATAAAGTACTGTTTAAAGGAAGTTCTTCTATATAATCTTTATGCACACAAAAGGAAGATATAGGCTCAGTCTTATTTTTAAATAAATAATGTTCTTTACCCTCTTTTGTTAATGTCAATTTTTTCATAATTCCTATTTCATACCCTGCTTCAAAACTTGCAACTTTTCCACCAGCTGCTACCACAGCTATTTGTAAGCCCCAACAAGATCCATACATAGGAACTTTTGATTCAAAAGCATTTTTACACAATTGTATTTGAGGCTGTACTAAATTGGGTGTTTCATTAACACTAAGTCCAGAACCCGTCCATAAAATTCCGTCATACTTTTGTAAATCTTTTATACTTATTTGTTCAAAATCATTTCTGGTTGGATAAAGTGCATCTATTTGATATTCACCAATAATTTCTATGGATTTTGTAAATAAAGGAACATAAGAAAGACCCTTGAATTTTTGAATATTTAAAGAGTCTTTATCCGTATTACCTTCAATAATTAATAGTTTTTTCATTAATAATCTTTTAACAAATCGTAATTACCGCTATGTGCTGCTTTAAACAAAACAGTTAAGTCTTCTATTTCAAGTTTTTTTGCATTCGAGGCAGTTGATGGATCAGCATAAGCTAAAACGCCAATTTCATCGGCACGATCATCACTGATTTTTGCTTCACTTAAATTGGAAGGAATTCCCAAGGTTTGTCGTAAATCAATAATATAAGCAATAAAACTATCTAAAGATGGATTTTCAATATCTAAAAAGACACATAATTTTTTCATTTTATCTTGTATAGCTGATTTATTTTGTCTTAATGCATAGGGTAAAATAATAGAGTTTGCTAAACCATGAGGGGTGTTAAATAAACCTCCTAGTTGATGAGCAATTGAATGAACAGAACCCAAACCTTTTTGAAAAGCAGTAGCTCCCATCATTGCAGCTACGAGCATATTGGCTCTTGCATTTTCATTGTTTCCATTTTCATAAGCAGGCACTAAATTGTTTTTAATTAAAGAAATAGCCTCAAGTGCAATTCCATCTGCCATAGGATGAAAACCGGGTGCAAAATAGGCTTCAAGAGAATGAACCAATGCATCTATTCCTGTCCAAGCAGTAATATGTTTTGGTAAACCATAGGTTAAATTAGGATCTAAAATAACCAAAGAAGGAAGCATTAAAGGATGAAAAATAATCTTTTTCGCATGCGTTTCACTGTTTGTAATGACGCTTGCTCGTCCTACTTCAGATCCAGTACCTGAAGTCGTAGGTATTGCAATAATAGGAGCAATTCCTTCTATGTTTGCACGTAAAAAATTATCTCCTACATCTTCAAAATCCCAAATACTTAAGCTTTGCCCTGACATAAAAGCAATTGTTTTACCTGCATCTAAAGCAGATCCTCCACCAAATGCAATTACGCCATCACAGGCATTCTCATTAAATACTTTAACCCCATCTTCTACATTCTTAGCACTTGGATTACTTTGAACATCTGAAAAAAGTGTAAATGCAATATTTTCATTTTTTAAAGGATTTTTCAAATCTTCAATAATAGGAAGATTAACCAAAGCTTCATCGGTAACAATTAATGGATTTTTTATATTTAAATGTTCACATGCTTTTACAATATCTTTTGTTCTTTCATGCCCAAACCATATAGAGGTAGGATAATTCCAATTTGTTGCTTTTCTTT is from Campylobacteraceae bacterium and encodes:
- a CDS encoding iron-containing alcohol dehydrogenase, which codes for MSKRKATNWNYPTSIWFGHERTKDIVKACEHLNIKNPLIVTDEALVNLPIIEDLKNPLKNENIAFTLFSDVQSNPSAKNVEDGVKVFNENACDGVIAFGGGSALDAGKTIAFMSGQSLSIWDFEDVGDNFLRANIEGIAPIIAIPTTSGTGSEVGRASVITNSETHAKKIIFHPLMLPSLVILDPNLTYGLPKHITAWTGIDALVHSLEAYFAPGFHPMADGIALEAISLIKNNLVPAYENGNNENARANMLVAAMMGATAFQKGLGSVHSIAHQLGGLFNTPHGLANSIILPYALRQNKSAIQDKMKKLCVFLDIENPSLDSFIAYIIDLRQTLGIPSNLSEAKISDDRADEIGVLAYADPSTASNAKKLEIEDLTVLFKAAHSGNYDLLKDY
- a CDS encoding type 1 glutamine amidotransferase, with the translated sequence MKKLLIIEGNTDKDSLNIQKFKGLSYVPLFTKSIEIIGEYQIDALYPTRNDFEQISIKDLQKYDGILWTGSGLSVNETPNLVQPQIQLCKNAFESKVPMYGSCWGLQIAVVAAGGKVASFEAGYEIGIMKKLTLTKEGKEHYLFKNKTEPISSFCVHKDYIEELPLNSTLLAFNEFCPVQALEINYKGGTFVGVQYHPEFDVKQMLSTFERLEEKLIQSAYFKNNEAYNTEITNMKKEILNKKDFYNNDLYRLLEISNWLKNLEK
- the chrA gene encoding chromate efflux transporter; its protein translation is MNNIINIFYQFFLLGLVSFGGPIAHLAYFRKTFVEKLKWLEEEEYSKLVALSHFLPGPSSSQVGFCIGLEKGGLMGGIAAFVAFTFPSFILLYILAIFNISQNENILISNIITGLKLFALVIVSDAIITMFKNFCKNKTTKFIFVCSTLILIFFTSLYVQFIVLITAAIISSVFLKERTKEKTVLKKKIHFFPFMLFLFFFFILPFFSYLNNEIKLFSEFFSAGSMVFGGGHVVLPLLKEQLSPLISDENFILAYSFAQAVPGPMFSIASYLGGSYFKESVFLGSLLATLAVFLPGFLLILSFKESFQSISKQKNILNAVAGVNAAVVSLLSAVLITTLYPSAIHSYYDSIQALIGLIILRVFKIPILYMISSFVLLALIF
- the eat gene encoding ethanolamine permease, whose translation is MSTNHIDQEYLAKRQLKKGTAGWMLLAGLGISYVISGDFAGWNFGIAEAGWGGFAIAAVLMAIMYICLVLSLAEMSAAIPAAGGGYSFARQVMGPAGGYLTGFAILIEYALAPAAIVIFIGSAVEALLGINGPLVYALFYAVFIAIHLYGVGEALKSMMVISALAVFAIIATAVALIGQFDVNNLFDIAVSTEAYGASEFLPYGWYGVWAALPFAMWLFLAVEGVPLAAEEAENPAKDVPKGIIAAMIFLLFTAVIVVVLTAGAVGSDVIGKSAVPLVDALSLSGYSSLATVVNVLGLAGLVASFFSIIYGYSRLVFALSRAGYLPQFLSLTSKRKAPTWALIIPGLLGFAASLSGEGDLMLGMAVVGATISYALMSLSHILLRIKQPDMPRPYKTPGGVFTSGISLVLSLIALTGVYAYDPKAFFYTLVLYVIGALYYFLYSKNRLVAKTAEEEFEMLAQAESDLGSTNEDNSDEAVPVTVRN
- a CDS encoding sensor histidine kinase, producing the protein MLKSIFIILLFFTTLSASYIKNIWILEMDTINTSIEDIRISNNFKKITLPFIQHSKKSYFIKFILDEGRFQNEDYIISFNSFLSQIRLENNDIFSNNMNGFSPLILLRPNDISKTFFLKLENNKAYINLDIKVSSLNDYLEEQTLKKIFHGFSYGIIFASFLLYLVFYFFNQKKSYLFCSLTQLMILGMLIVEINIFDKNYEYVIIILFYLFSLFSNLFVQYFFHTKKEYIFLDKILKLVILINTLHLFIVLVFDNNTIYDYIPYSTSWSIYLLLAMISLFKGNKASVFFLLAWAALILSSLTIEVQLLYLNNELIFNAENLVYFVLAFESILILCILPYKFKILKKEYIKQREIIYHQNKLASMGEMIENISHQWKQPLTQLSFIIMAIKTAFNHNKLSLEYLENKTEEASNQLRFMSNTITDFSNFLSLKKEKESFFIVDEINRVISLIQDSFTFFSITLEVNCDENHLLRNYKGELSHVIFNLLNNAKDAFSKKKIKNAKIIINIKKDENNLFIFIEDNAGGVDPKIEKKIFEPYFTTKENGLGIGLYMSKKIIEESILGKLTYKNKENGAKFCIFLPLSPSS
- a CDS encoding response regulator transcription factor, with protein sequence MKKFSSLKILYIDDEDSVRKSAIDLLEFYFDNIYQAHDGVSGIEMYKKCKPDIIITDIHMPNLNGLEMVRKIREEDQETKIIVMTAFLKTPYLLEAMDLGLIKYLVKPVIENELLITLKSCITDVSQKRNVFNLGDGFKFDTLNNNLFLFKEQIFLSKKEHVFLKMLLINHDRVVSYSELSNSIWDGIMSEDAIRSIVKDIRKKITKNVIKNVSGIGYKIVLEEN